The stretch of DNA cAGTCTGTCTGGTCtgtctgtaaatgtttttattaatcagatgaattttaaacaattatcttcatttttatgctCCTTAAAATGCATAAACTATTTGAACTAAAAAACACTTTAATGTGTAATCACTCTGTATACAGGTGGACAATGAGATTATAAAGAAATAGCATATACACCAGgcaataataatataattgtgttataaaatttatctttttctaaatgttaaaaTCAAATATGATGTTTGTGTCATGGGGTGGTTTGGTATAAGTAACCATGTCAGTAAAAACATTATGGTCTGTGCTTGGAGGTTATGGACAGGTAAGTTTGGACAGAAGTTTCAGTAAagtcaaaatgcaaaataaggtAGTCTAATTATTGCATCTTATTATACTATACgtatgtatttaaaatagtaattatatttgttgtttgtttccctaAAAAGGTTTCATTGCTTGTCTTTCCTTACTTTGAATAAGGGCAGCCCTTATTTCACTatgcatgaaggaaaaaaagtgaagtctCAGACCTAATCAAAGTGAAAACTTTCATAGAATCCAGCGAAGTTTCCACTTTAACAGCAGTGAACTAAATTTAGGGGATGATTCCTCAAGTATAAATTCCCACCTATTTGTTGTGTGAATATAAACATAGGTTCACTGAAGGCAAAACCACTGATGCTACTGAATGTAGCAAATGCACGATCAGTTACTTTCAAACGCAGAATTctagttttagaaaaaaaattagaggGGTTTAAGCGGTACAGTTTAGTAAGCATGTTTTTGTCATCTGTACTGTATCTGTATTGCCAAAGGCAATGTTTTCTTATAAACACTGGTTGTTCATAATAAAGTTTAAACTACTGGGGAAATCAACAttttgggtttgcttttttaGCAACCACATACTTTAAGCTCATTAGAAATGAATGTTTCTGTGAATCTGAGATCAAGCAAAATGGTAATACCTTTAAATCTGGCTAGATACTGAATATAACCTAACTTCCCTTACAAAATTATTCTCCTGTGCATTCTGGCAGGCAATACCTTTTTGAGAGATCTTCTACCTTCCCTTAAGCCTCTGTTTTTTCCCATATGCTGCATCCTGTTGTCACAAAATAGTTCCTGTGCTCCCTCCACTATAATAACAACAGCTCACtgttttgttaatatattttttattataaattattatttatttattataaatgataatttgttattatttataataataatagctcACTGTTTTGTTAATCCTGCATTAATTATATTTAGTCTCTTATATCTAAGAGACTTATCAACAAAATGCATGTAAGTTGTAAGGTTTTCGTATGTGCTGAAACCTTCAGTCACATCTTTGTCCCTACAGCTTGTATATAGCGGACTGGAACATTCACTAGTTCAAGAAACCCCAGTGCTGGCAAAGGCTACCATTTTCTtgtagaaatgaaagcaagcacagaaacttaaaaaaaacaaaacaacaacaacaaaatagatCTATGATTCAGCCCTGTACAAGAGAATAAGCtaataaagtaaaacattttgctaataaaaaatgaatcaaacttacagaaaaaataccaaagcaATCTGTTCCTGTAACAGCCATCTTGATGTTGCCAATATGCTTCATCACTCTCATGAGAAAGTAATCATCAACATTAGATGCAACTGTTCCTCTTCTGGTCTAGTGATCACTTGTAATGAAATAAGCAATCCTAGACATTACCAACTTTCAAGTATTTCCTGCTTTTAATGCGATtgggttggttttggtttctaaAGATACATTATACCACTTTTCCAAGAAGATACAGAAGTACTTTTTGTCCAAGTTTTTAAGGCTATCTGATTTTAAGATTAATGGACTCAATTGCTTTCTCTTGTACAATTAGCTAGATTTACTTCATATATGAATGCAGGCTTACAAACCACAAggcttttctttacattttcttggCTTACTTCACAGATGTTTCCATCTAGTACTTCCCGTAACTTCATCTGTTTGAGTAAGTACTGTAATCACTTTTTATTTGGAATTATGAACTTCAATATAAGAGGAGTACTTTGCTGGATGATGACTTCATTTGGAAAAACGACAACAGTTCTCTTTTTCATGTATATACAACACAGCTTATGCCTGGGAAAACCCTGCCCCATCCATCTTGgaagacagaatcacagaatagtctagattggaaaagacctccaagatcactgagtccaacctcctacctaacgctaacaaatcttccactaaaccatatccctaagctctacgtCTAAACATCtaagacctccagggatggtgactcaaccacatccctgggcagcctattccagtgactaacaaccctttccgtaaataagttcttcctaatatccaacctaaacctcccctggtgcaacttaacccattccccctcgtcctgtcaccaggcacgtgggagaatagaccaaccgccacctcgctacagcctcccttcaggtacctgtagagtgcaataaggtcacccctgagcctcctcttctccaggctaaacagtcccacctccctcagccgctcctcgtaagacttgttctccagacccctcaccagctttgtagcccttctctggacacgctcaAGCACTTGAGACAAAACTGTTACCTCTAAAAGGAGTATGAACGCAACTTATGTCCTGTATGACAAACACTAAGTGGTAATAAGCAATGAATATGTGGGCTGTGCACACTACATATACCTGGGTAAAATTTTCCCCTGGGGGTGGATGAGAGACTGCcctccccatccagcctggccttgttcaaggccagggatggggcatccacattttctctgggcaacctgttccagtgcctcaccaccctcacagtaaagaactTATTCCTAGTATTTCATCTAGATCTACTACCCTCTTTAGTTTAGTTACCCCTTTTCCTATCGCTACACTCCCCGACAGAGAGTCCCTCTCATCTTTCCTGTAGTCCCCTTTTAAGGACTGGAAGGCTGCTCTCTCCATAGAGACTTCTCCAGACAAAACAACCCTAACtttttcagcctgtcttcacagaagACAATGCCCTCTGACCATTTTTGTGACCCTcttctggacctgctctaacaggtccatgtctttcttgcGCTgagagccccagagctgaatgcagtgctgcACATGTGTCCCACcagggcagagaagaggggggAGAATAACCccccttgacctgctggctacacttcttttgatgcagcccagcatATGATTGTCTGCATTTATAAGATTTATATTACTGTTTAtcattttcatataatttatgATTTACATATATGGGTACTTCATTTAACCATTTCCATAGCAGTaactacttatttatttattacttatttattttattaccttGCAGTCGTTCATCAgttattattttgttagtttGATTCCAGGTACTGtcaataaatattattttcttcagtccAGTGCTTTCATTCCTGTTGCTTGCGATACATtcacttagatttttttcttctttaggtTCTATTTTTGCTTGCTTAAGAAATGGTTCTCTGGAACAGTCATCATCATTGTCACAAACAGctttcttactgtatttttggaGATGGAAAGCAATATCTTTTACTGAAACTGAATTGGGGCCAGGAAAGATAAGCGCTatctaaatgaagaaaacaaagaaatctcaGTATTACCAAAATCTAGTATGCTAATAGAACACCAGGAATTGTTTCATTGAAGCACTGAAACTTTCCATCCCCACCCACAAACATTTAAGTAAGTAGAAGAgtatcttttcaaatattttaatattttagaaatattttatgtttttcgTCTAAAAGGATAAAGaatggtataaaaataaaaaaagacattataaatctttaattaaatgTCACATCTGTGCCTTTAGTACCAATTCTAATGCTTCTGTACAAAAGTTTTTTCATCAAAGACAATGAATAATGTCATATCTGAAGAAGCTCAATTTCACTTGTTGCTGCAGTATATGGGGCAAGAAGGTCATAAAGAATAGTTTCTACCTTGATTTCATTCACAGGTTTTAGATCAGAAGAAATaatctcctctttccttctgtctaTTGTAGGTCCCACAAATACTTTACAACAGAAAGtgatttgctttatttcattatattttttttcagtagcttcTTGTGGCATTCAGAATCTGTGGCTTGGAAAGCCTGGAATATGAAGTCATTGCAGCCTCTTCTGATTTTTGCCTGCCCTTTCCAttgttctttctgcctttttttttttttttttttttttttttttaaatctctctgcCTGTGTACCACCTATTCTTTCCTTGATGTCTCATTCCTTGAGGAAAATAACATCTCTTTGAGATACatacacttttttccttttcatgtcaTCAAATTATAATGGATCGGATTTCAGATTAACTTCAATTTAAATTAGCATATAAATCAAATATCTCACATTTTTCAGGCTCTATGATAGACAATATTACATTTGGtagtttttttctgtaaataacaaatgtaaaaaaaataaggaagtttAGGTCTGGCAGATGGTAAATATAATAAGCAGAACACCcaactaaatattttcatatgtctgtgtaaaatatttcttatagTACACAGCAAATCAAATTATCCACTAATTAAGGTGATGGACAAAGGAAATACCAGGTAGTTAGGCGGTGCTACAGCAGTTCCAAGCTTTGGAGGCCAGTCCATAACCATTATACATCTGCAGGCTTTGAGTTGCTCAAAATGGAGGGATCTACATTAACAGAATAGTGCTtcccttcagcagcaggaggaagtgCATAAGATACCTCTGTATTTCCCCAGCACAAACCCTTGTTATTTATATGGAATTTCTTACttcatgtcttttttctttgtattctgGAATGCAAGGGTATTTATAGATTGTAACATCATCAGGTGCCAGGAGCTTAGCATGCACAGCGGTGCTTTTGCCATCCGTTTCATTTGGGTGTTTAATAATGTCAATCTTCAAAGGTAACtacagtaagaaagaaaagtatATATGATCACATCTATATATACAAAAGCTTATACAAAATCCAGGAGAAATCCTATGGGCATGTAATTaacatatttcctttaaatagtTTTACCACATTTTTTAGTCAATTATGAACTAAACTAGAGACCAGTGACAAGACTCACTTGTTACTTTCTCTCAATTCATATAAATACCTAAGTATGCAATGAATGCAATTTGGAAGGCTGCAACAGTAGTGTGGTTAAAAGCCCTAGAAATAGGAtcaaacaataaacaaaatatgGGTTTAAGTTTAGCAATATAATGGCCCTAAATATGAATACTCATTTGTATTAGGTATTCACCTTATCACAAAAATGGTCATTTAATTGAAACATACCTAAAGCCAATAGCTCAAATTTCCATAGTACTTCTAAAGTTCTTCCACAAAGCTTTCAGAGTACTgtcttcaaaatgcattttatttcctaaatgattttgtaaaatgtatCTCTATCACCTTCGATGGTTTCCCCAAATATTGTAACTGAAGATTGTTacacttatttatattttaagaacagTTACCTGAATTATAACCATGACATTTAGTTATGCCTTCTAGCACACATTTTATGTAACATTTATTCTTGTTTATGAACAAATAACACTTTTGTTCACAATACATCCTGTTCTGGCCAGTGTTCTTATAAACTGAAGAATGAAGGTAAAGAAACTTAAAAACTAACTGTAAATAGCCATTTGCATGAGAGGCTGAGTGACTTCAGCTTATCTTCTATCTATTAGGTACATAAACATTTATGGGAAGAGTGGAACATTGTCAGTGCTTGTACATGTAATTCCTCAAAAATGGTAATTTTATCTAACTGTAGCTTGTTCATATATTATCACTACTGTGTTAAAGATTACTATTCATAAAGATtgaatcagaaaagaaatggtcAGGGTCAGTCTGTTCTCTGTCCCTGGTAACTAAAAGGCACAAGAATATTAGAAAAGATGCATAAGAAATATTAACCTTCACAGTCGGAATTTCTTTACTAGGGACAGTTTCAACAGGAACAAAGCACGTATAACAATAAAACATCCTTGAACTATTGCATTGTGGGCATTTTGATCTCCcacttttttttgccttttcaagTACTTCCTGTGATGCCAACTGTAATTGTTGAAGTGGGTTATCTTTAAATGATGATGGAGTCTGCGATTCAAGACTTTCCAAAcattctctatttctttttggtCCTTGagagttttcttcatttaaaaacttaGATGAATTTAAAGACATGCTTAGCTGAAACAGACGATATGATGTACctgttaaataaaaatccattatACTATGCACAAATTTATAGGAAATGATTCTGTATGATCCTacttaacaaaaaaatacttaaaggtattttctgtaacagaaaaaaaaaaaaaaaaaaaaaatcacctggtTCAATTATTATAATACCAAGAACTTCAAACAGATTTCAGGAGAGCATAATGTATGCAGCTAGAAAGAACTTGAGCTCCGTGTTCTTAATGTACATACATTCATCATTTTACCCAGATAACTAATTCTATTCACTTGACTTGTGcagaattatatattttttttctgttggtagGATCTGTCTAAAAGCTTGTAAAAGCACTGCTTGACAATTGTTACCTGCATGAGCAGTTCCATTACTTATCAGCATGACTACTGACTAGGAATTAAATGTCTACAGGACAGAAAGCCATAAGAGGTAAGTTAACTATACAGACTTGGATCTCTATGCTGAAATTTATTGTATATGGGCAGGCCAAACTACCTGAATGAAATCCCTCTTGACAGAGCTTTGTGAGATAAAAGaagcttttcagaagcaagGCTCAAGGCTGAAAAaatttttgcaaaagcaaacacatggCTTTGGTACTCTATGTCCTAGATAGTAAGTGCAGACAGTCTAGATTCATTCGGCAGGTTCATACTGATTTAATAACGctgacagaatattttttttcaggctttcttcATGACATTGTCTCACCCTTTGAAACTAGCataacattttctctgtgtgctCTGAATAACATATCAGAAACTCGACTGTATACCTGATCCAGGCAGAATCAGTATTGTGTGTGCAGAGGTTTGTGTTCGCAGGCACAGCTTTAATGAAACCCTTTTAACTAGGTTATTCAAGGTCCTTCCTGGTCTGCAAAGTAGTCCATGTTCACGACCTTGAGCAGCCTTCAGTAATTATAAACTGCCTTCTGTGCTTGGTGCTTCACCACGTACAATGAAAGCAATAATCCCTCATATTTGCTTATGGCTACTTTAGACTGCCTTTTATGTCAGGAATCACACGTGAAATGATCTAACAAAACAGTTAtgcttaacaaaaacaaacaataattcCTGAGATGTGATCCAAAATGAATTGTttagataaaaacaaatgtaatttacttgaaaaaacaacaaagacaaaatagcTAACTTCcattataaatttaaattaactaATCCCAGAAAAATTAGTTGTTATTTTCTggtaaaattaaatacttatgCGTGCGTTGCtatctccccctgcccccctgaCAAGCTTTAACTTTTGAAAGGTCAGGGATGGCCATTCCAATAAACACCAAATCCAATAGGCATACAGATTCTTTAGTGCAATTGGCTTATAAGTATCTCAGAGAAAGCCAAGGGAAAAATATCCACTATGTCTCAGTGATAGCTTGCTGTGCCTCTGCTAACATGTATAATTATCCTCAAGAAGCAAAAAGGCCCTGTAATTTGACAGGCGTTCCCAACCAGCAACCTGATTCTTTGCAATAGGATGCCTTACAGAACTGCAGTGTTTAATTATGATGCCCCAAAGCACCTTCATTATTGCTACTGACAAGAGCTGCGCTGCTGTAATGGCACGGAAAAACTTTTGTTGTCTCAGAATAATAGCTGTTCAAAAAGTTACTGCAGTATACGTACAGCAGACTTCtctaaaggaaggaaaaaacaacaacaaaacaacaacaacaacaaaacaacaacaaaaaaaacacacacacaaaaaaacaccaagacaGCAATGCAGTTTACACCACCTGTAAGATCCAAATCCTGATTCAGACAAAAAGTTGCAAGAATGTAAATAACCACTCCATCTGTAGTTAACCTCCAAAACCCGGGAAATACCACTTGCGGGGGGGCTCCCTCCACATCCCGACTGCAATTCGGAATTTAAATCTCGCAGGTTTTTTGCCACCGCCTCCCCCGGTCCCGCAGAGCCCGCAAAGGCCTCGGAGGGCGGCCGCGGCCTGGAGTTGCCCCGCGCTgcgctccctccccagccccgggcgGCGAGGCGAGGGCGTCGGCCCCACGGCGCTCCTCACTCGCGCagggcccggctcggcccggccccgctccgcgccTCGCCACTCCCTCCACTGCGGCCCCGCGCGGCCTTCGCAGCCCCCAGAGGCCCCGGAACGAAAGTACCGGGCTGCGACCGCCGCGGGGTGCGGGGACGGAAGTACGTGAGCggcagggcagcagcggggAGTGGTTGCTAAGGGGCCTTAGCAACGGCACGCGCGGGCCGACTGgctgactgactgactgacgCACTGTCTAACAGACTGACTGTCTAACAGACTGACTGTCTGACTAACAGACTGAGTGGCTGACTCTCTGTCTGACTAGCTGTCAGTCTGGTTCACTGACTCCTTCCCGCATAACTGTGTCCCCACCGCGGCCTGAAGGCGCGAGGTCTTTGCACACCTCCCTGGCCCttcagctgcctccagctcagggcTTTGCCCAGTTTCTTGTGAGCAGCAGCGGAGCGGGACCATCTTAGCAGACCAGACACTGAGGTGTCGTTTTTAACGGCCAGGCCTCCTGCAATGAAGGGGCTCTGCCCTGTTTCCATGCTTTATgcccctccccgccccctcctccccccgaaAAATGTGAACAGAAACCACATCCCATTACCTGCAGGGAGGGAATCTGcatttttcagcttgtttttgttCCAGGGTTTTGCACCCCCTATGAAACTGATGCCCTCGTTTTAATGGCCTTGAGATGGTGTCTCCAGGGGAGGCAGTACTGCCCTGTGGGCTCTGTTTGGTCCCTGGCTCTGCGGCCTGTGGTGGATGTCAGAAAGTTTTTGGTCCCTTGTTAACTACAGGAAAGCTAGtttacttctcatttttttacCCTGAACGTTTTTCACCTAGTGTACATAACTCGTACTAGTGGTTGACACCAAGCGCTGAAGAATTTTgctgtggtatttttttattgttttacatCTCTCTCTAAATGGGACTTGGGACTTTTTCTGTGGAACTCTTTGACCTGATTAAGGATGTTGCTCTACAATAACATCCAATATTCTGTGTTTAGTAACTGCATTTTTAGGTTGACATGACTAATTAGAGCAGTAATTTTGGTATAGAGAATATTTCTCCTGACTCAGTCAAATAAAGTCTGTGATATATTAGTTATAATAACCTTAAGGGGAAAAATTAACGTTATAGGCAGATTTTATGCCAAATTTTGATCTCAGTTACACCCCTAAAACCTCACTGAACTTAGTGGTATTGCATTCAATGGCAGAGAATGTCTACCAGAattctgttatttgttttgctttgagttGATCTGTTTTTCATGCTAGTAGTATGTAATACATTGCAGTAGTAAGAAAAAGTCTACCTTTCATgatgcatctgtttttttcttctcatgctgTGACACCACCTCTTGATGTGCATTTGTTAATTATGTTGGAATAACAAAACGTTTAACACAAGGAAGACTTTTGTAATAGcttctaaaattatttcttaccaAAATTATTTATAGTAGGTTTTACTAAATGTCCTATTTCCTGCTTTGCTTAAATGATTTCTCTCGATGCTTAATCCAGAGAGGAACTTTTTGGGAACAACAGAGCTCATCATTTAAAGGCTGGATCTGTAATCTGAATtactgctttgtattttatacTGTGCAGTTATGTGCACCTGAAAGCTCTgatattaacaaaacaaaaccattcttCAGAATGGTTGctacattgtttttgtttcaagttcttattttcacaatttattaaaaagatatatgtatatatatgtatatatatatgtatatatatatatataaacaggtATTTCTCAAATTTGATTTCTGCTCAGACATAGTAACAGTGtaaatttgtgtttgtgtttttaattatgctGAAGCCAGGATATACTAGTTGACTGATTTCAGTAAGACTTCTGCTAATCTGCAGTCCTCATGTTGCTTGCAACTCCTGAACAAAAACTGAATATATAAAACCAGCAGGAACAGGTGATGGGGacattcaatttttattttttttttgtgtgtgtgtgtgtgcattttagAAGTACATAAAtaatatcataaatattttgtgtggagatatttagaagaaaatggaagtttcgcttttatgattattttttatgattactgaaaaattgaatatttttcacattttcagcatGTTTCTATTAAGAATGTGTGGTGATTCTTCTGTTTATTGCCAGAAATGACCATGAACATGCTCTATGTAAGCTACAGTGATTGCTTTGACTGACAATTTTAATTATCTAAAGTTTAAATATGTGCTGATATGTgttatcagttttttttttaaggtattctTGTAAGAACAATTCTTGCCGTATGTCagtagaaaaatgcaaaagcctCCTTTGacttttgaagtatttttacagTCTCAAGGTTTGGTGAGTCTGAGTGCTTATTATTTTAACTACCCATGTGTATGATGAAGTGAATGTGCAGGAGTGAGGTCGTAAGCAAAGCCATGTGAATACAAATATTGAGAATTGAGTTTGAACATAGATTGTATTTCCTAAACCCTCAGGCACCAGAAACTAAGAGGTCTGTAGAAATGGCAAATCTTCAAGAGAGCAACCTTTCTgttacctttcctttttctcaaaGGTAAACCATGGAGAAAGTTTTTGTCTGCTGTATAGAAGTTTTGTAATGTTGTAATCATGCTTGAGTGATGACACTGACCCaagctttgtttaaaatatttgatcGGTCCACAGCATTACTAACATAACACAAAGTTCTGAGCCCTGAGGCAAAACATTCTGATGAGTATGAAAAGGGGAATagctagttttgttttttaatga from Oxyura jamaicensis isolate SHBP4307 breed ruddy duck chromosome 10, BPBGC_Ojam_1.0, whole genome shotgun sequence encodes:
- the DTWD1 gene encoding tRNA-uridine aminocarboxypropyltransferase 1 isoform X2, coding for MSLNSSKFLNEENSQGPKRNRECLESLESQTPSSFKDNPLQQLQLASQEVLEKAKKSGRSKCPQCNSSRMFYCYTCFVPVETVPSKEIPTVKLPLKIDIIKHPNETDGKSTAVHAKLLAPDDVTIYKYPCIPEYKEKRHEIALIFPGPNSVSVKDIAFHLQKYSKKAVCDNDDDCSREPFLKQAKIEPKEEKNLSECIASNRNESTGLKKIIFIDSTWNQTNKIITDERLQGLLQIELKTRKTCFWRHQKGKPDTYLSTIEAIYYFFVDYHQEVLKENYKGQYDNLLFFFSFMYSLIKNAKCCKGKE
- the DTWD1 gene encoding tRNA-uridine aminocarboxypropyltransferase 1 isoform X1, with translation MKVLWGIIIKHCSSVRHPIAKNQVAGTSYRLFQLSMSLNSSKFLNEENSQGPKRNRECLESLESQTPSSFKDNPLQQLQLASQEVLEKAKKSGRSKCPQCNSSRMFYCYTCFVPVETVPSKEIPTVKLPLKIDIIKHPNETDGKSTAVHAKLLAPDDVTIYKYPCIPEYKEKRHEIALIFPGPNSVSVKDIAFHLQKYSKKAVCDNDDDCSREPFLKQAKIEPKEEKNLSECIASNRNESTGLKKIIFIDSTWNQTNKIITDERLQGLLQIELKTRKTCFWRHQKGKPDTYLSTIEAIYYFFVDYHQEVLKENYKGQYDNLLFFFSFMYSLIKNAKCCKGKE